GCACCCATGCGGAGTACCTCTTCTTTCGCCTGACCAAGGGCAATGGACGGCGACTGTTCGATGAACATAGGATCCAAATGTTTAGAGTTATAATCAACGAGAGAGTCTTGACCTGGAATCAACTTGGTTACGATCACTGCCAATATCGCGATGAACGGGAATTGAATGATTGTATTTGTTAAGTTAAATGTTCCGTGTGCAAAAGCGATTGTCATTGGTTCATTCAAGTTGAACGCAGATTGTAAAAATACGACAAACTTCGTGAACAACGGTAGAATGATCAGGAAGATCGTTGTACCGATCAAGTTAAACAACACATGGACCGCTGCTGCACGTCTCGCGGCAACTGATGCACCAAGAGCTGCAAGAACAGCCGTAATCGTTGTACCGATATTATCACCGAATAAAATCGGTAATCCTGCGTTCAAGTCAACAAGATCAGAGCTGTACAGCTCCTGAAGAATCCCGATTGTTGCAGAAGAACTTTGTACGATGACCGTAAATAATGTCCCTACAACCACTCCAAGGATTGGGTTGTCACTCATGCTTACCGTCAAATCGTGGAAGGCTTCAAGCGAACGAAGTGGTTTCATTCCTCCGCCCATCAATTCCAATCCATAGAATAAAGCACCGAATCCAAAAATCATCTGACCGAAATTGTGGACCTTCTTATTTTTAAAGAAGAAAAGCATGATTGTTCCGACAGCAATGATCGGCAGGGCATACTCACCCACATCGACACCGATGATGAATGCCGTTACCGTCGTACCGATATTCGCACCCATGATGACGCCGATTGCTTGTCGTAATGTCATAAAGC
The nucleotide sequence above comes from Bacillus sp. KH172YL63. Encoded proteins:
- a CDS encoding Na/Pi cotransporter family protein — encoded protein: MELNWQEMLFQFFGGLGIFLFGIKYMGDGLQKSAGERLKEILDKFTTNPFMGVLAGIFVTILIQSSSGTTVIVVGLVSAGFMTLRQAIGVIMGANIGTTVTAFIIGVDVGEYALPIIAVGTIMLFFFKNKKVHNFGQMIFGFGALFYGLELMGGGMKPLRSLEAFHDLTVSMSDNPILGVVVGTLFTVIVQSSSATIGILQELYSSDLVDLNAGLPILFGDNIGTTITAVLAALGASVAARRAAAVHVLFNLIGTTIFLIILPLFTKFVVFLQSAFNLNEPMTIAFAHGTFNLTNTIIQFPFIAILAVIVTKLIPGQDSLVDYNSKHLDPMFIEQSPSIALGQAKEEVLRMGAFAVKGLEETNEFLKTKSSKNAEAAYQIEGAINNLDKKITNYLVDLSSASLSESESERHSILMDTVRDIERVGDHFENIVELIEYQQANKVKITDDAMSDLETMFNLTIETVEKAMKSLDLNDTDIAREVAEKEDQIDKMERKLRKQHILRLNEGRCSGQAGIVFVDIISNLERIGDHAVNIAEAVLGVE